Proteins encoded in a region of the Streptomyces sp. NBC_00310 genome:
- a CDS encoding TetR/AcrR family transcriptional regulator, which produces MSPRGVATPDVRERLFAAAERVVERDGPGALTSRSVTTEAGCAKGLLHAHFAGFDEFVAELCLDRFARTAAQAQALSVLAGQGTVARNLDAVVLALFDSGGPALSGLAMTRPAAALRIRAALQGGAPGFTAIQEAITSYLKAEQGLGRVAETVDPSAMALAIVGTAHHLLMTSWPGTPDPRSAMTRLVASLVDG; this is translated from the coding sequence CGGAGTGGCGACGCCGGACGTGCGCGAGCGGCTGTTCGCGGCCGCGGAGCGTGTCGTGGAAAGGGACGGCCCCGGCGCGCTCACCAGCCGGTCCGTCACCACCGAGGCGGGCTGCGCCAAGGGGCTGTTGCACGCGCACTTCGCAGGGTTCGACGAGTTCGTGGCCGAGCTCTGCCTCGACCGGTTCGCGCGGACGGCGGCGCAGGCGCAGGCGCTGTCGGTGCTCGCCGGGCAGGGCACGGTGGCGCGGAACCTCGACGCTGTCGTCCTCGCGCTGTTCGACTCCGGCGGCCCCGCCCTGTCGGGCCTGGCCATGACTCGCCCTGCCGCCGCGTTGCGCATCCGCGCGGCCCTGCAAGGCGGGGCACCGGGCTTCACTGCGATCCAGGAGGCCATCACCAGCTATCTGAAGGCCGAGCAGGGGCTCGGCAGGGTGGCGGAGACCGTCGACCCGAGCGCCATGGCTCTCGCGATCGTAGGTACCGCCCACCACCTTCTGATGACCAGCTGGCCCGGCACGCCTGACCCACGGTCCGCCATGACGCGCCTGGTGGCCTCGTTGGTGGACGGCTAG
- a CDS encoding lysophospholipid acyltransferase family protein, translating to MFSRLADVLVPAVGRLTVTTDAGSAVAPGSIIAANHTSLADPAIVLAALHRLGVQPVAMGAAGLWRIPLLGRALSREGHIPVYRGDPRAADALDLAADALAEGRTVLIYAEGGIPLRKDAAEAAPEPFRSGLTRLAERTGAPVVPVGQAGARRVTSGNTVKQLTGLLTAPLRRPDLHVHVGAPLTLTGGHTANTRQAHAAVTAAWRTAAARLGEPAALAA from the coding sequence ATGTTCAGCCGCCTCGCCGACGTCCTGGTACCCGCCGTCGGTCGTCTCACGGTGACCACCGACGCCGGATCCGCGGTGGCGCCGGGCAGCATCATCGCCGCCAACCACACCTCGCTCGCCGATCCCGCCATCGTGCTCGCCGCGCTGCACCGCCTCGGCGTCCAGCCGGTCGCCATGGGCGCCGCGGGCCTGTGGCGGATCCCCCTGCTCGGCCGTGCGCTCTCCCGCGAGGGGCACATCCCGGTGTACCGCGGGGACCCGCGCGCCGCCGACGCACTCGATCTCGCCGCCGACGCACTGGCGGAAGGCCGGACGGTTCTCATCTACGCCGAGGGCGGCATCCCGCTCCGCAAGGATGCCGCCGAAGCCGCGCCCGAACCGTTCCGCAGCGGTCTGACCCGGCTCGCCGAGCGCACCGGCGCGCCCGTCGTGCCGGTCGGCCAGGCCGGGGCACGCCGGGTCACCTCCGGCAACACGGTCAAGCAACTCACGGGACTGCTCACCGCACCCCTGCGCCGCCCCGATCTGCACGTCCACGTCGGGGCACCGCTCACCCTCACCGGCGGCCACACCGCGAACACGAGGCAGGCACATGCCGCGGTGACGGCCGCCTGGCGCACGGCGGCCGCCCGCCTCGGCGAACCGGCCGCACTCGCCGCGTAG
- a CDS encoding hydroxyacid dehydrogenase, which produces MPPQPLPPAVFAMDPVHLPELFPAPLMTRLRQLVTIDIGLVVQDFTDPAALRALARAEVLITGWGCPRVGADVLDAAPRLRTVLHAAGSVRGLIGETVWERGLTVSSAVLANALPVAEYTLAAILFAGKDAFGLRERFRTEHVYPAPAAYAAVGNLGRRVGIIGASRVGRRVLELLRPFDLSVGLYDPYVGEAEAAALGAVSLPLDELLRTSDIVSVHAPDIPETRRMLDRERLSLIRDGGVLINTSRGALVDPEALTDELVGGRISAVLDVTEPEPLPADSPLYRLPNVFLTPHIAGSLGNELARLGGTVVEELERLAAGLPLAHGVRRTELEISA; this is translated from the coding sequence ATGCCCCCGCAACCGCTTCCACCCGCCGTGTTCGCCATGGACCCGGTCCATCTGCCGGAGCTCTTCCCGGCCCCGCTCATGACGCGGCTACGGCAGCTCGTGACCATCGATATCGGTCTCGTCGTCCAGGACTTCACCGATCCGGCGGCCCTGCGCGCGCTGGCGCGGGCCGAGGTGCTGATCACGGGGTGGGGTTGTCCGCGCGTCGGCGCGGACGTACTGGACGCGGCGCCCCGGCTGCGGACCGTGCTGCACGCCGCGGGCAGTGTGCGCGGCCTGATCGGCGAAACCGTCTGGGAGCGGGGACTCACCGTGTCCAGTGCCGTCCTCGCCAACGCGCTTCCCGTGGCCGAATACACGCTCGCCGCGATCCTGTTCGCCGGCAAGGACGCCTTCGGGCTGCGGGAACGCTTCCGGACCGAGCACGTGTATCCCGCCCCGGCCGCGTACGCGGCCGTCGGCAACCTCGGACGACGGGTCGGGATCATCGGCGCGTCGCGCGTGGGCCGCCGGGTGCTGGAACTCCTGCGCCCCTTCGACCTCTCCGTCGGCCTGTACGACCCGTACGTGGGCGAGGCCGAGGCGGCGGCGCTCGGCGCGGTGTCACTGCCTCTCGACGAGCTGCTGCGGACCAGCGACATCGTCAGCGTGCACGCGCCCGACATTCCGGAGACCCGCCGGATGCTCGACCGCGAACGACTCTCGCTGATCCGGGACGGCGGCGTACTGATCAACACCTCGCGCGGTGCCCTCGTGGACCCCGAGGCCCTCACCGACGAGCTGGTCGGGGGCCGGATCAGCGCGGTGCTCGACGTCACCGAACCGGAGCCGCTGCCCGCGGACTCGCCCCTCTACCGCCTGCCCAACGTCTTCCTCACCCCGCACATCGCGGGCTCCCTCGGCAACGAACTGGCCCGCCTCGGCGGCACCGTCGTGGAGGAACTGGAACGGCTCGCCGCCGGCCTGCCGCTCGCGCACGGCGTGCGCCGCACGGAACTGGAGATCAGCGCTTGA
- a CDS encoding ABC transporter substrate-binding protein: MSQFRARALAAAAAAASLSLLLAACGGGDADSDSAAKATKGKVTLEFWSWTDGIEAQTKVWNKAHPDTQVKFVNPAGETAYQKLRAAVNAGTAPCLSKMDGMNLANFAADGLLTDVTEVAGPYKDTYTPAAWNAVSPGGTTFGIPMGSSPLFTAYRADLFEKYGIEAPKTWDDLIAAGKKAQKENKKVKIFNMAGEDPSTLVDLSWEAGAQWYKVDGDHWVVDFTSPEALRAGDIVQRLVDNDLASNASYADPGVFKTWDLGTTIAMTTSTWQLPIYDTNFPKSKGKWQLADSPVFDTAKPRTSSNFDVLAVLKGCKYPDRAAEFAAWLSSSEESLTTLTDPASKSGLFPAVPDVSPYVDKIIPTEMFNGESDSAEVITTAASRVGEQWQYGPNYAAMYSEMQKQWGKVMKKEITVEEMLTSIEKWTVDDLNDKGIKAVAGS; this comes from the coding sequence ATGTCCCAGTTCCGTGCCAGAGCCCTCGCCGCGGCGGCCGCCGCGGCGTCCCTGTCCCTCCTGCTGGCCGCCTGCGGGGGCGGCGACGCCGACTCCGACTCCGCGGCGAAGGCCACCAAGGGCAAGGTCACCCTGGAGTTCTGGAGCTGGACCGACGGCATCGAGGCCCAGACCAAGGTGTGGAACAAGGCGCACCCCGACACCCAGGTCAAGTTCGTCAACCCCGCGGGTGAGACGGCGTACCAGAAGCTGCGCGCCGCGGTGAACGCGGGCACCGCGCCCTGTCTGTCGAAGATGGACGGGATGAACCTGGCGAACTTCGCCGCCGACGGCCTGCTCACCGACGTCACCGAGGTCGCCGGGCCGTACAAGGACACGTACACGCCCGCAGCGTGGAACGCGGTCAGCCCCGGCGGCACCACCTTCGGCATCCCCATGGGCTCCTCACCGCTGTTCACCGCCTACCGCGCGGACCTGTTCGAGAAGTACGGCATCGAGGCGCCCAAGACCTGGGACGACCTGATCGCGGCCGGCAAGAAGGCGCAGAAGGAGAACAAGAAGGTCAAGATCTTCAACATGGCCGGTGAGGACCCGAGCACCCTGGTCGACCTCTCCTGGGAAGCCGGCGCCCAGTGGTACAAGGTGGACGGCGACCACTGGGTCGTCGACTTCACCTCGCCCGAGGCACTGCGGGCCGGTGACATCGTCCAGCGGCTGGTCGACAACGACCTCGCCTCCAACGCCTCCTACGCCGACCCGGGCGTCTTCAAGACCTGGGACCTCGGGACGACCATCGCGATGACGACGTCCACCTGGCAGCTGCCGATCTACGACACCAACTTCCCCAAGTCGAAGGGCAAGTGGCAGCTCGCGGACTCGCCCGTCTTCGACACCGCGAAGCCGCGGACCTCCAGCAACTTCGACGTCCTGGCCGTACTCAAGGGCTGCAAGTACCCGGACCGGGCCGCCGAGTTCGCCGCCTGGCTGTCCAGCAGCGAGGAGTCGCTGACCACGCTCACCGACCCCGCCTCCAAGTCCGGTCTCTTCCCGGCGGTCCCGGACGTCTCGCCGTACGTCGACAAGATCATCCCCACCGAGATGTTCAACGGCGAGTCCGACAGCGCCGAGGTGATCACGACCGCCGCCTCCCGGGTGGGGGAGCAGTGGCAGTACGGCCCGAACTACGCGGCCATGTACTCCGAGATGCAGAAGCAGTGGGGCAAGGTCATGAAGAAGGAGATCACGGTCGAGGAGATGCTGACGAGCATCGAGAAGTGGACCGTCGACGACCTCAACGACAAGGGCATCAAGGCGGTCGCGGGCAGCTGA
- a CDS encoding carbohydrate ABC transporter permease — protein MSTLTRPAKAATDSPVRRPFPRRAGRRGAYKGLLFMLPFLLGFMATYVVPIGYAFGQSLHEKRSSGLGFGPTRVVYTGFANLASVLGDSAFWTGMGRTLLFGAAQITVMLGIALLLALLLDGVAARAVRFFRAALLIPYVIPAVVSTLMWLFLYSPTGSPLLDLAERFGAEITFFGGLNTYLSLGNLLTWQGIGFNMILISASLQALPRELYEAARLDGAREWRIAWSIKVPNITGILVLTGMFSLISRLQLFGEPLIMRQIAPESINTDFTPMMEIYDKAFKVGDYQYAAAESLVLAVVTGILAFVFYRATNRKMS, from the coding sequence GTGTCCACCCTGACGCGACCGGCGAAGGCCGCGACCGACTCCCCGGTCCGGCGGCCCTTCCCCCGCCGGGCCGGGAGGCGGGGAGCCTACAAGGGGCTGCTGTTCATGCTCCCCTTCCTGCTGGGCTTCATGGCCACCTACGTCGTGCCGATCGGCTACGCCTTCGGCCAGAGCCTGCACGAGAAGAGGAGCAGTGGCCTCGGCTTCGGCCCGACACGGGTCGTCTACACCGGCTTCGCCAACTTAGCCTCGGTTCTCGGGGACAGCGCCTTCTGGACGGGCATGGGGCGCACCCTGCTGTTCGGCGCGGCGCAGATCACGGTGATGCTGGGCATCGCCCTGCTGCTGGCACTCCTGCTCGACGGGGTGGCCGCCCGCGCGGTGCGCTTCTTCCGCGCGGCACTGCTCATCCCGTACGTCATCCCCGCCGTGGTCTCCACCCTGATGTGGCTGTTCCTCTACAGCCCGACGGGCAGCCCGCTGCTGGACCTCGCGGAGCGTTTCGGCGCGGAGATCACGTTCTTCGGCGGCCTCAACACGTACCTCTCGCTGGGCAATCTGCTCACCTGGCAGGGGATCGGCTTCAACATGATCCTGATCTCCGCCTCGCTGCAGGCACTGCCCCGCGAGCTGTACGAGGCGGCCCGGCTGGACGGCGCGCGGGAGTGGCGGATCGCCTGGTCGATCAAAGTGCCGAACATCACCGGGATCCTGGTGCTGACCGGCATGTTCTCCCTGATCAGCCGGCTCCAGCTGTTCGGTGAGCCGCTGATCATGCGGCAGATCGCACCGGAGTCCATCAACACGGACTTCACACCGATGATGGAGATCTACGACAAGGCCTTCAAGGTCGGCGACTACCAGTACGCCGCCGCCGAGTCCCTGGTCCTGGCCGTCGTCACCGGCATCCTCGCCTTCGTCTTCTACCGCGCCACGAACAGGAAGATGTCATGA
- a CDS encoding carbohydrate ABC transporter permease, producing MSSVASGGGVRPSRRAVVLTTGLLVVFLLYSLAPTWFLIVSATKDQTDLYSTFGLWFSSNHLGDNLQDIATYHDGVFLRWIGNSVLYSTLGAAGSTLVSLAAGYGLSKFDFRGRGALFAVIVGASLLPSTLLAFPLYLVFSEIGLTNTIWSVLIPYFINPFGVYLGKVYADSSVPTELMEAARIDGAGELRIFYAVALRLMSTGGITIFMLEFINIWNNFFLPLFMLNGERTFPVTLGLYSWLQQAQTARDMNTLVLTGSLLSIVPLAIFMFTLQKYWRSGILMGSLK from the coding sequence ATGAGCAGTGTTGCCTCCGGGGGCGGCGTGCGCCCCTCCCGCCGCGCGGTGGTGCTCACCACCGGTCTGCTGGTGGTCTTCCTGCTCTACTCGCTCGCCCCGACCTGGTTCCTGATCGTCTCCGCGACCAAGGACCAGACCGACCTCTACTCCACGTTCGGTCTGTGGTTCTCCTCCAACCACCTCGGCGACAACCTCCAGGACATCGCGACCTACCACGACGGTGTGTTCCTGCGCTGGATCGGCAACTCCGTCCTCTACTCCACCCTCGGGGCGGCGGGTTCCACCCTCGTCTCGCTCGCCGCCGGGTACGGACTGTCGAAGTTCGACTTCCGCGGCCGAGGCGCGCTCTTCGCCGTCATCGTCGGCGCCTCGCTGCTGCCCAGCACCCTGCTGGCGTTCCCGCTGTACCTGGTGTTCTCCGAGATCGGGCTCACCAACACCATCTGGTCGGTACTCATCCCATACTTCATCAACCCGTTCGGGGTCTACCTCGGCAAGGTGTACGCCGACAGTTCGGTGCCCACCGAACTGATGGAGGCGGCCCGCATCGACGGCGCCGGCGAGCTGCGGATCTTCTACGCGGTCGCGCTCCGGCTGATGAGCACCGGCGGCATCACCATCTTCATGCTCGAGTTCATCAACATCTGGAACAACTTCTTCCTCCCCCTGTTCATGCTCAACGGCGAGCGCACCTTCCCTGTCACCCTGGGCCTCTACTCATGGCTCCAGCAGGCGCAGACCGCACGCGACATGAACACCCTCGTGCTCACCGGGTCCCTGCTGTCGATCGTTCCGCTCGCGATCTTCATGTTCACGCTCCAGAAGTACTGGCGCAGCGGAATTCTCATGGGCAGCCTCAAGTAA